In Hymenobacter volaticus, the genomic window TTCCAACTAGTAGAATAGAACAAAGTTCTAGTTACAGTTTCAAATACTTATGAAATTTGATTGCTGAAGGGAGCCAAAATTTCAGCTTTGCAATCACTTGCGTCTTGCATTGCGTAGGTCGTAGCACAGTTTTGTAGAAACTTATTTATAGAAAAAATGCAATTATTATTCTGTGATCTTATTGTAAATTTCTTTCATGAAACTATAAAATGTAGCCTGCGCTTAACTATTCTTGCTGTCTAGACTAGATGCTATACTAGGAAGTATGGACCCAACGTGTGGCTACACCAAGTGTCTGCTGTATACCAGCCGTTGCTGATACATGAAAACTGTTAAGGATAAGCAGCTAAGACCACTAAGGGAAAAAGTGCACTAGCGGTCAACGTCGTTGTAGAAGAAACGACGTGAACTTCGCAAGGCAGTGCTTGCACGCTACGAATTGTAATTAAACCAGTAAGCAGTTTCTTTCCAAGAAAACTGATGGTAGTTGCCTGGTAGCTATGAGTCAAAAACCTACAGGACATAGTAGGCTACATCGAATTGCAGTGAAAGTTGTTGTGTTTTGGTTCAGGTGCACGTCACTTGTAATAGGACACTGGCTAATGAGCATGGCCTCTCTTATTCGTTCACGCTGAAAGCTTACTTACTGCTGATGCTCAGGGTGTTGCTGCTTAAGCTATTAGCTGAGGCCGTTATCTGAATAGCTGTTGGTTTGACGCCTGCGCGAAGTAAGATAGTAGCAATGCCGGCTTCTGCCTTCACTGGGTTGTCGCCGATGAGTTCGGCTCCCTGCACATTGAAACTGACAGGGGTGGTTGCGTCCGGTACGACGGTCCCATTTGCGTCCACCACCGACGCATACACGAACACCGCGTCGTTCTGGCCGGCTGCTAGGTCTCTGCCGTGGCGGGCGTAGCTGAGTTGAAGGCGTTGCGGTGCGCCCGGAGTGCGTCGTTCAGTTTGAGCGGCTGGTTTACCGTTGTGGTAGCCAACAGCCCGCAGCGTACCAGCAGTGAAGGCAGGCAGCGTGAAGGTGAAAGGCGGATGCTTTAGCTTATTGGAAAACGTAGTGGCATCGGGGCGCTGCCGGGCTACGGGTTTGCCGTTAAGTTGCAGCTCCACTTCGTCGCAGTTGCTGTACACGACCACTTGTTTGGCGGAGGTAGGCTGCCAGTAATTGGCAATATATACCATCGGTTTACCGAAGCCGTGTGGCGTTGTTACTGGGCCATATTGGCTTTGGTAGAAGTAGTACGCGAATTTGGGCAAACGAAAAATGTCGCCAACCCCCGACGATTCGATATCTGGGGCATAGCCGCGCTTGTAGTCAAACATCAGCCAGTTAGCGTCGCCTACGATTGGGCTGCGGAAGTTGTCGTTGTGGGCTTCCTGGAAGTTAAGGGCTTGTTGGGCCAGTGCTCGTTCGCCCTGGCCACGGAGCTGGCGCGAAGTCCGCTCCGACTCTTTCAGACCGGCGTAAGCCGTTTGGTTGAAGCCAGCATTCTGGGCATAGTACTCCCAGTCGCCGTACTCGCAGAGCAGCAGTGGTTTTTGGCCGGCATACTTGCTCCAATAGTCGGGGGCCTTGCTGTGCTGGCGAGCCGGAATGAACACGTCGTAGGCGTAGTCCATCCAGCCGCATGTGTACACGCCTTCCTTCCAGGGAAGTTCCTGATGCACCGCTTGGTGGGTTTGCTCCATGTACGGCTTGCTCATCCCAGTCTCGTTCAACGACGATTCCCAGAGCACAATGCTGGGGTGGTTACGGTCGCGGCGCACCATGTCGCGCACGTTTTGTAGGCTGTTTTTCTGAAACTCTGCGTTGCCAAAGAACTGCCACCCAGGGATGGAGTTCATCACCAAAATGCCGAGTTCGTCGCAAGCATCGAGGAAGGCAGGGGAGGGCGGGTAGTGGGAGCAACGCACGAAGTTGAAGCCCGCCTCTTTTATCTGCCAAGCGTCGCGGTACTGCGCGTTGTCGGAGAGGGCGTAGCACAGGTAAGGATACTCCTGATGGCGGTTGGTACCCCGTAGCCGAACCTTTTGGTTGTTAAGATAGAAACCATCTTTGGCAAAGCGGATGGTTCGGATGCCGGTGTGCAGCTCTTGCCGATCAATCACGGTTCCTTCGCGCAGCACTTCCACCACCAGCCGGTAACGATACGGCTGCTCCGGCGACCATAGGCGCGGATTCGCAACCAAAAGCTGCTGGTCTACCCGCTCGAACGCGCCGGAAGCAATGCCCGCCGCTTCGTTTTGCACTCTACTGATTTCCTGGCCTTTCTCATCGAGCAGGGTAGCCCGCACCTGCACCGTTTGGTCTCGGTTGTCCTTGTTCTCCACCTCGGTTTGCAGCCGCAGCGTGGCCGACTGCGGGCTCACATTTTCGTAGTGAACCAGAATGCCACCACCGGCCGTGTGCCCCGCTTCCACGGGGTCGGAAATATGAACTCTGTCTTGTACGAGCAACTCTACCGAGCGGTAGAGGCCACTGTAGAAGTTGAAGTCTAGGTCTTTAAGCGGTTTGCCCGGCGGTACCTCAGGGTTGTCTTGGTTGTTGAGCTTCACGAGCAAACAGTTCTCCTGCCCGAATTTCACATGGTGCGTTACGTCCACGGTGAAGGGCAGATAGCCGCCTATGTGTCGTTCGAGCCGCTTGCCGTTCAAATACACATCGGCGGTGTGCATGGCCGCCCCAAAATGAATGGCTACCTGTTTGCTGGAATCGGTGGCCGGTACATGAAAAAACTTGCGGTAAAAGCAGATGCCTTGCCACTGCTTCTTATCGGTCACGACGGGCTCTAGCTGCGCCGTGTGCGGCAACGAAACGGGCACCCACGTAGTGTCGTTGGATTTGGTGAAAAAGGACGCGGTAACTGCCGTATCTGCGTCCTTCACAAACTGCCAGTCTTGGTTGAAATCAACGGCCGGAGCTATGTTGGATGAGGAATGCGTGGTGCACTCGCTCAGGGCTCCTGCCAGCAGCAAGCTGCCCCCAACACGAGCAAAAACCTTGGAAAGCAGCGGAAAGTCAGGCATATAGTTTTATTGCAGAGAAACAGATTCGAGGTCGAGGTGACGGGAGCCGGTGGCTGGGGCGGGCGTGTCGATTAGCACTTGCAGCACCTCCATATCCGCGAGCGGCAAGGCTGATTGCTGGGCAGGCTGATAGTTCAAAGTCAGGAAACCAGGGTAGGGGCGTGGCACGAGCAGCAGGGCATCGGGGCGGAATGCGGAAAGAGGAATCCGTACTTCCTGCAGTTCGGAGCCAAGCTGAATGGTGGCAGAGTACGCTACAGCATCCTTGGTGGCGAGTACTACCTTCACCGTAGTACCAGGTACACTGGCACTGCCCCTGACGGTTATCTCCTTGAAGCTCGTTAGTTCACTGGCCCGGCCGGCAAGCTTATGCCCGAAATAAGCCCGCAGAGCAGCAGCCGGACCAGTTGGTTTGGTAGATTGCGGTTGGTTGGGCCGCGCGGCTCCTTGCACAAGCCGTAGGGCGAGGGTGCCAGTGGGCGTCGTTACATAGTCGGTCCAGGCGGTGCTGGCTATGCCGCGGGCTTCCACTACGTCCTGGTCGCGGCTGGCTTGAAAGAGCGGCAGAGGAGTAGCAGCCGCAACGATCAGTGTTTCCCAATGCTCGGAGTGATAGTAGTCCCAATCTCGGGGCTGGCCCTCGAATCCGCCGGGAAACGTTAGGGTCTGTTCTTTTTTGCAGAGCACTATCCAGTAGCGCAACAAACCTGGATACGCTAAGTCGGCGGGTACGGTGGCTTCCACGGTGGCGTAGCTCGTAGTGGTCATGGGCAGCGTCTGGGTGCGGCCGTAATAGTGCTGAGCCACCAAGAACACACTGTCTTGGGGCGTAGCGCCAGTAAGGCGAGCCATGATGCGCACCGGCTGGCCAGCCGAAACTTGCGTGAGTGGCGTGTGCAGCACTTGTGGCCCAAGCTTGGTAGGCGCCGGGGCCGCATACTCGCCTAGCTTGATGTAGTTGAAGGTAGACTGCGAAGTGAACTGCGTAGTTGACTTACCGGCCGCGGCCACCACATACACGCCGGGCTGCACCGTGACGCTGCCGTTGGTAGCTTGGGCTTGAGTTGTATTGCCCTCGTTGAGACCACGCAAACTGAAGGTGTTGCCCAACTCAGGTAGCGCAAGCTGTAGCGGCTGCTCGTTCCACAGAATCTGCGTTACGGCCTTGCTCAAAGATGCCTTTTCGAAAGGGTCGCGGATGGGTACGGCATCGGGCATGATTTCGAGGCGCCACACCCCTGCGGCCAGCCGGTCGAGGAAGTAGGCACCGGTACCGCCGTAGCGCACCACCGGCGAGGAACCCACTCCTGCCACGTGCTGTAAGCTTGCTACCCGTTTGGGCTGCGTGGTGGTGGAAGTGGTGTAGTAGAATTCTTCCGGCGTGTTCATTTCACTGAGACCTTGCCGGTAGCTAACCCGGAAAGCATCGAACACCGAATCCTGCGGATAACGGCCGAACGTTTGCCCGCGGCCAACGCGGTGGAACACCTTGGAGGCAATCAGCAAGCTCAACGCCTTGGCCGGCGTGTACACCAGATTCAGGTAGTGGGTCTGGTATTCGGTATTGGCAAACGCCATGGCCATGGGGTCGTAGGCAAACTGCGTGGCCCACTGAAAACCTGCTTCCCGAAAGCTGCGCGCCATAAATGGGTACATCACCGGCTGAATAATGTCGGCCGACTCAAACTCGTAGATCATGCGCGCCTTGCTGGTAAAGCGCTTATCCGTCCGAAACGGAATCGGGTATTGGTCGACGTAAGGCAGGAAGTTGCCGCGTAGGGCGTGGCCGCTTACCAAACCTTGCGGGTACCACTGAAATGTTAGTCCGTCCACTTTCGCGTTCAGGATGGCCTCGTACACATCCGGGTTTTCCGATACGTTGTAGAAAACCGGCTTCCGGCAGCCCGTGGCCCGGATGGCTTGGGTCATGCGGTTGGCGAAGGCCGTGACTTCTGCTTCGGGCTTGCGGTACCGAGGCTCGTTGCATACTTCGTAGGCAATGATGTCCGGCTCGTCCCGATTGAGCTGTTTGGTGTAGGGGTTGCGGTGGTTGAGAAACTGCGTCAGGTACTTCTCCTGCGCCAGGATAGCCTGTGGGTTGGTGTAGGCCTGTGTTTTCGAGAAAATACTGGAGAAGCCAGTACCCGTGTCGCGTTCGGGGTAGCCGTTGTTCCAGTAAGCTATTGGAGTTAGAATAATCTTGATGCCGCGCTGCTTGAGTTGCGCCACCAGAAAGTCAAGCAGCTTCAAATGCTCATTATCTTGCAGATTGCCGAGTGTATCCGTGATTTCCACGTCCCACACGTGCACCCGAAACGCATCAACCCCCAGCCGCGACAAGTGGTACACATCCTGCATAATGGCTTGCTCGTGCGATACGCCTAGTTTCTGGTGCGCACGGTAGGCGTGGGCAAAGGGCGTGGTGTAGTTCACGCCAAACAACGCGACTTCCTTCTTGCCTTTTTGCCAGCGCAGCACGCCCTGCTTGTCTACAAACACGTCGCCCCCGGGCTGACGAGGAGCTTTTTGCGCCACCAAAGGCTGCGCTAAAAAGATGTTCCAAACACAGAAAAAGAAGACAAATAATCGGTTGGGCATGAGGTGCAAAGTAGTAGATCGGCTTGCGCGCTTCGTTAAGCAGCCCGAAAAGTAGATAGGTTTATTGGGTTGCCCAATCGATTGTGTTGGGCTTATAACTGTATCGAGCTTTAGTACCTGCATTAGGGCGTTAGATAGTGCTCTGGCTTCTTCCTGCGAAAAAGGCATTATGATGTCGCTGACGTTTAGCACCTTTCGCCTAGTAGGGTAAGCCGCGTATCCCTCCTAACTAATGGCTCTTAACCCGCCTAAATCCATGCGTATTCTGTTTCTGTTGGTTGGTTTGTTGGTAGGATCTTCTACTATGTTAGCCCAAACTACGTTTCGTCTTACGCGTGTGCCCGCCACCACGCCCGCCAATGCTGTGCTGTATATAGCAGGCTCTTTCAACAACTGGAATCCTGGTAGCGCTGCTCATACTTTCATCCGCAACGCCGATGGTAGCTACCAACTCACGTTGCCGACTACCGTAACGGGACCTGTGGAATTTAAAATTACCCGTGGGGCCTGGACTTCCTCGGAAACCGACGCGCAAAACAACGACGTAGCCAACCGCCGCTACACCATCAATAAAGGTCCTGCTACCGTGAACTTGCAAGTGTTAAACTGGAAGGACTTCGGGGGCAGCAGCAAACCCTGCCAAAGTACGGCGTTACAACCCAACGTGCAGGTAATCAGCACTGCGTTTGAAATGCCACAGCTCCGGCGCACACGCCGCGTCTGGATTTATTTGCCTAATAACTACGCTACGGATACGGCCAGACGTTACCCTGTGCTCTATATGCACGACGGTCAGAACGTATTCGACGCCTGCACCAGTTTCGCCGGAGAGTGGGGCGTCGATGAAACTCTGAGCCAGTTGCAGGAGCAGGGTTTTGACTTTGGTGCTTCCATAGTAGTAGCCGTGGACCATGGCGGCACAGAGCGACTAAACGAACTTTCTCCCTGGCGCAACCGCAAGCTTGGCGGTGGGCAGGGCGACCAATACGTTGATTTTCTGGTTGAAACGCTGAAGCCCTACATCGATAGCCACTACCGCACCCTCTCGAACCGCGAGTTTACGGGCATTGCAGGCAGTAGTATGGGCGGCCTTATCTCCACTTACGCTGCCCTGAAGTACCCAACTGTGTACAGCAAGGTAGGCGTGTTTTCGCCAGCCTTTTGGTTTGCCCAGGATTCGTTGATGCAGTACGTGCGCCAACATCCAGCCAACCCAAATACACGCTTCTACTTCGTGTGTGGTACTACCGAAGGCTCCAATATGGTGCCCTTGATGCAGGCCATGCACGACGCACTGCTGCGAGGCGGTGTACCTGCTGCAAACCTAAAACTTAATCTGCGCGCAGATGGGCAGCATTCCGAGTGGTTTTGGCGACGTGAGTTTCCCGGTGCATACAGGCAGCTAAGCGCCTTGGTACGCAGTAAGGACAAGGAAAGTCCACTGCCGTTCGGTGCCTATCTAAATTCGGATGGCACTAACCTAGTGATGCATTGGCGATATGAGCAGGTTAAACCGATATTGGAAATAGAGGACAGCAAAGGCAACACCAGGCTCAGGCAGCAAGTGCAGACCGATACGCCAATAAGTGTGCGCCAACTGCCCAAGGGAAGCTATGTGCTGCGGCTAACCACAGAACACCAGCAAGGAACACAGTTGCTAGTCAAGCAGTAACTGCTAGCTGGCGAGGTAACAGATGCACAGTCAGGCTTTCTAGTAATTGATTGTTTTCTAAGCAAGTCTTAACACTATCGTAACTATCGGCGCCTATTCTTGCCATTATCTCAGCATAAAACTTGAATTTTGCTTGTGTGGTAAAAAAGCTGCCTTACCTTTGTGCCACTCAACGCCCTTTTATTCTTTGGCAATGACCGTTTCAATGACTCAGCAAGCTTGGTGGTGGCCTCTCGGAAATTCCGGACGGGACCTCCTGTGCGTGCGTTAAGATCCTCGAAACTCTTCTCCGCAACGACTCTACAGAAAGCCCGGCCGCTCCGCCGGGCTTTTTTATTACCCGGCGCTCAGCTTCTCTCGCAACGCCCCTTATGAAACAGTTCCAGCTCCACACTCGCCACCTCCGCGTCCTAGCCGACACCGTAACCCCCGTAGGTCTCTACCTGCGTCTGCGCGACCGGTACCCTAATTGCTTGCTGCTGGAAAGCTCCGATTACCACGGCCAGCAAAACGCCTTCAGCTACCTCGCCTTCGAC contains:
- a CDS encoding alpha/beta hydrolase-fold protein; its protein translation is MRILFLLVGLLVGSSTMLAQTTFRLTRVPATTPANAVLYIAGSFNNWNPGSAAHTFIRNADGSYQLTLPTTVTGPVEFKITRGAWTSSETDAQNNDVANRRYTINKGPATVNLQVLNWKDFGGSSKPCQSTALQPNVQVISTAFEMPQLRRTRRVWIYLPNNYATDTARRYPVLYMHDGQNVFDACTSFAGEWGVDETLSQLQEQGFDFGASIVVAVDHGGTERLNELSPWRNRKLGGGQGDQYVDFLVETLKPYIDSHYRTLSNREFTGIAGSSMGGLISTYAALKYPTVYSKVGVFSPAFWFAQDSLMQYVRQHPANPNTRFYFVCGTTEGSNMVPLMQAMHDALLRGGVPAANLKLNLRADGQHSEWFWRREFPGAYRQLSALVRSKDKESPLPFGAYLNSDGTNLVMHWRYEQVKPILEIEDSKGNTRLRQQVQTDTPISVRQLPKGSYVLRLTTEHQQGTQLLVKQ
- a CDS encoding cellulase family glycosylhydrolase, translating into MPNRLFVFFFCVWNIFLAQPLVAQKAPRQPGGDVFVDKQGVLRWQKGKKEVALFGVNYTTPFAHAYRAHQKLGVSHEQAIMQDVYHLSRLGVDAFRVHVWDVEITDTLGNLQDNEHLKLLDFLVAQLKQRGIKIILTPIAYWNNGYPERDTGTGFSSIFSKTQAYTNPQAILAQEKYLTQFLNHRNPYTKQLNRDEPDIIAYEVCNEPRYRKPEAEVTAFANRMTQAIRATGCRKPVFYNVSENPDVYEAILNAKVDGLTFQWYPQGLVSGHALRGNFLPYVDQYPIPFRTDKRFTSKARMIYEFESADIIQPVMYPFMARSFREAGFQWATQFAYDPMAMAFANTEYQTHYLNLVYTPAKALSLLIASKVFHRVGRGQTFGRYPQDSVFDAFRVSYRQGLSEMNTPEEFYYTTSTTTQPKRVASLQHVAGVGSSPVVRYGGTGAYFLDRLAAGVWRLEIMPDAVPIRDPFEKASLSKAVTQILWNEQPLQLALPELGNTFSLRGLNEGNTTQAQATNGSVTVQPGVYVVAAAGKSTTQFTSQSTFNYIKLGEYAAPAPTKLGPQVLHTPLTQVSAGQPVRIMARLTGATPQDSVFLVAQHYYGRTQTLPMTTTSYATVEATVPADLAYPGLLRYWIVLCKKEQTLTFPGGFEGQPRDWDYYHSEHWETLIVAAATPLPLFQASRDQDVVEARGIASTAWTDYVTTPTGTLALRLVQGAARPNQPQSTKPTGPAAALRAYFGHKLAGRASELTSFKEITVRGSASVPGTTVKVVLATKDAVAYSATIQLGSELQEVRIPLSAFRPDALLLVPRPYPGFLTLNYQPAQQSALPLADMEVLQVLIDTPAPATGSRHLDLESVSLQ
- a CDS encoding glycoside hydrolase family 2 protein — translated: MPDFPLLSKVFARVGGSLLLAGALSECTTHSSSNIAPAVDFNQDWQFVKDADTAVTASFFTKSNDTTWVPVSLPHTAQLEPVVTDKKQWQGICFYRKFFHVPATDSSKQVAIHFGAAMHTADVYLNGKRLERHIGGYLPFTVDVTHHVKFGQENCLLVKLNNQDNPEVPPGKPLKDLDFNFYSGLYRSVELLVQDRVHISDPVEAGHTAGGGILVHYENVSPQSATLRLQTEVENKDNRDQTVQVRATLLDEKGQEISRVQNEAAGIASGAFERVDQQLLVANPRLWSPEQPYRYRLVVEVLREGTVIDRQELHTGIRTIRFAKDGFYLNNQKVRLRGTNRHQEYPYLCYALSDNAQYRDAWQIKEAGFNFVRCSHYPPSPAFLDACDELGILVMNSIPGWQFFGNAEFQKNSLQNVRDMVRRDRNHPSIVLWESSLNETGMSKPYMEQTHQAVHQELPWKEGVYTCGWMDYAYDVFIPARQHSKAPDYWSKYAGQKPLLLCEYGDWEYYAQNAGFNQTAYAGLKESERTSRQLRGQGERALAQQALNFQEAHNDNFRSPIVGDANWLMFDYKRGYAPDIESSGVGDIFRLPKFAYYFYQSQYGPVTTPHGFGKPMVYIANYWQPTSAKQVVVYSNCDEVELQLNGKPVARQRPDATTFSNKLKHPPFTFTLPAFTAGTLRAVGYHNGKPAAQTERRTPGAPQRLQLSYARHGRDLAAGQNDAVFVYASVVDANGTVVPDATTPVSFNVQGAELIGDNPVKAEAGIATILLRAGVKPTAIQITASANSLSSNTLSISSK